Below is a genomic region from Dioscorea cayenensis subsp. rotundata cultivar TDr96_F1 unplaced genomic scaffold, TDr96_F1_v2_PseudoChromosome.rev07_lg8_w22 25.fasta BLBR01000892.1, whole genome shotgun sequence.
CTGAAGgagttttgtattgtttttttttaataatagtagcatattatttatattaaaatattaaacacaaattaggttaatattgcaaaaaaaaaaaaacgataaTCTGATTATGAGTTTAGAGgagaaaatatttcataaaatagtGATATCCACATCTGTTCAAAGAGAATGAGGCTACAAGGAGAACATTTTCACAAGgataacatataattaaataaatatatatgtacagGAATGAAATTGTATTAAGTAACAATATATAAgagaatttaattaatattttaatagaatatTTTGTCAAACTCAAAGTGGGGTTATTGAgagtaaatttataaataaatatttataaccGTCATGAGCATAGTTGTAAATTGTATTAAAATAGTATTAATATTGATGGGTGAACTAGTCACCCTGTATAATAAGAGAGTAGTATTTTATTCTCCTCTCTAAGGTCAAATGTTTGAATCTCTCAAAACCCAATAGTTAAAAGATTTATGGTTTGGtcatattaaaaaacattacATATAGAtaatgaaacaatgataaataagCAGCATCGTAGAAGTGGAGGGAAGAATTGCATATGCCAACAAGGTGGCGGTGGAAGGATGGCTACAGGCAtgaaaagaattatttatttatttgatttattttaaaataaaattataaattgaataatataatgtgaaagaaaagaaaattaaattaatcaaaacattgGAAAACAAGAGAACCGGGCCCAGTAATATTTATTGAGAATAAGACATACTTGTAAAAGAAATCTCACTTAATGCAGAACAGAGCAGATAATTAggaatttttctttatttgcttagaactatttttatttttttatacttaatttatgaatttcagcattttattttttatttgaatatttatgttAACATAAGTGTTACATATTTAGTATAATTTCCTAAATAATGTTTCTACTTtttcaaactaatttttttagtcttttactttaaattgtaatattttaatttttttactatttttaagtGAGTCATGTTAGTCTCTttttttaagggtttagggttaagatttaaaaaaattgatatggctaaattaaaataataaagactaaaaaattataatttaaaatgatggaactaaaaaaataaatttgaaaaggtAGAAAGATCATTAGGAGAAAGAAATGAGTCGgtcttaattattaaaaataaaaattaaattggccGTTTTTCCCATTTAGGCcctcttttttattaatattgtcaAAATGACCCTAGGTGGCCCTAGAGCcaatttatttgtcaaaatagcCCTAGGACCATCACATCAATGTCTAGTCAGCATTTATGTGCTAACTGGGCTATTggctattttaaaaatatttttttttacattttaactcCTCATCTcttctataattatttaaatagctCATTTATGGCTTTTttaacctaatttttttaaaaaaattgttattaaaatataaaacattatttaaaattataattattattattaacctgagaattattaaaataaaacttattttaaattattttattaatattttgattattattagagtggcaattattgaaataagaaatatatataattattttttttattagtaaattattattattattgtaggAATTGATGGATCGTCACACGACACTCTAAAAAGAGAGCATACGACTCTCCagtcgcaagtgcacgggtcatcaagtaataacctCTTGTGCGAACACAAGaaggtcgtattcccaagggcccaaGATTTGCTATTACTTCCTCCTGGGTATCACTATCTAGTCGACCAAACAAAGAGATTGTTGTTTCAAATCacgaaaacaaaaataaataaaagaagaactataaacaaaatggactaaggcacacTATACAAGCAATCTAAAGAGCAAGTAGCAATGTGAGAACCAGAGGCCTCGAGCAAGGATCCCCTCTGGAGAAGAACAAGTTAGGATGAATCTGGGAAATTAAGCACAAGGTTGGCTAGAGTTGGTCCGTTAGACTCGGATGTCTACTACTCCGGAACCTCCGTGAAGTAGTCCTAATCCAGTACGGGTTCCTCCCTCCGGAAGATACCCCTACGATGTCTTTGGGAATAGGGAGTCTTGTATAGTGTAATTCTAATGCTCACTTTTGGCTAGAACTACCCTAATGCACGCGGAGGGCTACCGGCACCCGGAACCTCCGGTGTACTGGTACATTGAATCTCCCTTCAATCATTGTGCGACCTAGTACATGCAAGTATCCCGCCATATATGTACAATTCATGAATGAAAACTCACAGAATCCATCCATTGTTggttgaacatcaaaataacagattaaaaccaacaaacatgacaacaatcaattaaaactaacaaatatcatccatccatacaaacaagttCCTATCCCAAAGTTTACTGGAGGCCGATGGCCTTGGGAGGTTAGTTCCACATCataaagagagaaaacaaaatataatcgATGACAAAGCCCATAAAAATCTCCCTTAGATGTAGGCTAGAAGGTGGTGCCGAAGGCTCACCGGATCCGTGCCGGTGAGCTCTTTGATGACCTCTTTGAGTGCTACCTTCTTCTTCCATAGAGTTCTTGCTCTTCAAAACGTCTTCCAATCTGGTGATGGTGTTGGagaatgatggagatgatggtggagaatggTGGAGAATGGTGGAAGAGATGATGGCCAAAGACAGCTCCCAAAAAAGCCCTAGGTTGCCTTATATAACTTCAAAGTAATGGTTCTGCCTGTGTGTGTGCGGGTGGTGTGTGGGCCACACACCAGGCCGCACAGTTCACTACCTGGGCTATGCTGGCACTGTGTGGCCCGCATAGTGGCCGCACAGAAGTGTGTGGTCACTACAGTGCCCATGCAGGATTCGGTGATATGCTTTTCACACGTTGGTTTGCGTTCGGAGCTTGTGTAAACTTTATTTCTTTGTTAATCTTCTCCGAAACGACTCAAATGTGGTTCATCCTTGCAATTATGGTCCTTCGATGTCCTGAAACAAccataacaaataaaacatgtaAAGGGCATCGGAGTCATAGAAGTATGCATGAAAGTGCATAAAATATATGCTATAAAAgtgatgtatttagacacttatcaggaattattttaaattattttattgatgaaatcatGTCAAGATCATGATTTTGATTGGAGTAGCTGGGGTGATCCATTGTCGAGCGGCGGCGCCAGCAGCATCCTGGCTAGGCACCCCCATCTCATCACTTGCCATCACATAAAATTCGCTCGGGTCAAGTTTCGCTGAGCCCAACAAAACTAAGTGGCGAGGGGATGGgcaccgccaccgccaccgccaccgccaccgctAGCGTGCACCTCTCGGTTCCCGTTCGAGATCTAGGTGGCTCGCCGGCAGCCACCTGGACGAACCATGCCTCGAGTAATGGGGAGCGCTGCACATGCGCCACCCAGCGCACCTAACCGAGAGGAACACCTGCATACCGCCATGGATAGTAGAGCACCGTTGGGGCTGCTCTtttgtcaaaatattaataaaataatttaaaataattgttgttttaataACCCATaggttattaataataattctaatttcaaataatatttttattttaatatcaatttttttaaaaaaattaggttaaaaaaaccataaataagttatttaaataattataaaaaagataaaaggttaaaatataaaaactatttttaaaataaccagTTAGTAGCCTAGTCAGCACATGAATGCTGATTAGGAATTGATTTAATAGCCATAAGGCTATTTTggcaatattaatataaaattgggCAAAGTAGGGGAAAAAAAGcccaattaaatttaattgtcaTGGTACACATGCGTGGCTAAGAAAAGTTGCCGACAAACCATGTCCTGTTAGTATGTTAGTAAGATAATTGTCAAACCTCAAGCCTGATTTGGTTCATTGGTTAGATTCGTGGGCATGTTAATCATGTCGCAATCAGATGACTTTAATTAACTTGATAACAACTCAAAAAATAGTTTTCAAGttggaaaataaatgaaaaataagtaatatataatatatatatctatatgaaaattaattatcgtaaattattttttctttaatatcaaACCATACCGTGAGGAATGAAATATATCCATGAGTACATGGAAAAAAACATTTGTTTTGCATATTGTGTGAAGCATGGACATTAAAATATAATGTTCTTGCATTCCCACTTTGAAATTGTCTTGTGCTGACGGACAGAGAATATGAAACTATCATTTTTATCGACGAGAATAATGCATaagttagattaaaaaaataaaattttttgcttgtctattaaaataaaattagaattagttatttaaatttttttttatagatttagACAAGCCACATCAGGGGATGTGCATATGTATTGATTTAATACCTCAATATATCCATGCCCCATCCTATGTGAACTTGAGCACAAACGCTTTACAAGGGAAATCTAATGCAATAAATCAAGAGGTCATCTGCAAATACTAGCTTTTCTAttataaaatcttatttttatttaattatttttaatttttctagttcttaaaaaaattaaaaaaaaataagcaacaatttctataaaaaaaaataaaaacaagtacaaAATTTCTAacaatgattgaaaaataattaaaaaaaaaggacaaataaCCTAACcattaaaaatgattaattggCCTATCTAATCATGGCAATGCAATGCAATGCAAAGTGAGCGTCAAGAGCCTTCAAACGAAtccataatgatattaatttgaattttcacCCAAATTAAGAGGAAGAATTCACCAAGTCTAGGTtgcatttaataatatatagatCTAGAGGCTTCCAGCTTGTTCCTTATCTACCCTTACAAGTTTATCTTATATcattgataattattattttttacaaaatcatCAACATCAACGTTGTGAGTTATCTTACTCTAGTCTCATAATATCATTAATCACAGGTTCAAAGCGTTTAAAAAGTCCCCTTATTGacagttttaaaaaataattattattattttacccCTTATTGACagtttcaaataataataattaatattttatatttatataatcctAAAtccttatttgaaaaataaactagagttaaaaaaacaaaaacttcatTTTAATTACCATGTGAGAGCACTGAGAAATCGTCAAAAGCAAGGAAATTGATCTTTGGCTCGTTTTCAAAAGTCCGCTTATCAAACATGGGAAGTAGTTAAAATGTAACATCCAACAAAGCCAAGTCCCACGCAAGAAAACCCTTATAAATAGCCCTCCCTTCCACTCTGCAGCTCCACAACCATTGCTTCTACTTGTGCTAGCTACTACTACTACATCCACAATGGCTAAGAACACAAAGCTTTTGGTTCTTGGCTTCATGCTTCTCCTAGCCATAAGTCTGTCCTTGGCGGCGAGGACCTTGAATGAGGAAAATGGTGGAGGGTATGGTGGTGGAGAAGGACATGGTGGTGGAGGATATGGAGGTGGGGGTGGACatggtggtggaggagaatATGGGAAAGGAGGTGGGGAAGATGGTGGAGGAGGACATGGTGGTGGAGGTATAGATGGGCATGGTGGATATGGTGGTGGAGGATATGGGCATGGTGGATATGGTGGTGGAGGATATGGACATGGTGGATATGGTGGTGGAGGATATGAACATGGACATGGTGGATATGGTGGTGGAGGATATGAACATGGTGGATATGGTGGTGGAGGATATGGACATGGTGGCGGAGGAGGAcatggaggtggaggtggagatTGACATCCTTAGAGGAAGGATGAGTAAATCCATGGATGAGGGTGAGCAGCTCCATGGATTGATATATCTATGTTTGAGCAGTAATTGTGTAATAATATTATGTGAGTATCATTATGTACTATCTATGATGAATAAAACTACTGCTCTTATGcttggtttgtttatttatttatctccaTATGCATGCTGCTACTCAATAATAAGTATTCTATCAAGTGCTTCCCTtcatttatttctaaattttgttaataataaatgaataaatcttgtttatttaaaaaaaattatcagaaattattaaatttaataaataatgaaaatgataaaagagaagaatcgaTTAAAAAATGCTTGTCTCAGACCAACTTGCTATTggcactaaataaaaaaaaaaaagaatgattatcattaattttgacTAGTAATACAGATTGATAGCCGGTTTTTGTGGACgtcacttgaaaaaaaaaattaccattatatataaagtttaattAATGCTTGTTTAGATTTGTAATatggaattattgttattataccCTAATAGATTGTAGTAATTATTATTCATagcttaataaaataataatattattaagttttccaaataattttgatatgataTACTCTCATACATACCTTCATACATACACACTCTCATACATACCTTTATGCATACTAAGAAATattaatacttaaaattaattattgctACTAAACttggaaataattattagaaataattatttctaCAAAAATTAACGAGATACTTACATAAAAACAGATTTAATTGATCATCTTTTTTCATCAATGACTTcttcaattttaatatttttattataagattgtgttttaaaactaaatgatccatcttcatattcataatattttatatctgATGGTTCTGCTATTGCATGTGTTGAGATATTAGTTATTTTCCATCCTGTCCTAATAGTATATCTGATTTcactattatttgatatttgccCAATAAAAATCTTTGTAAGTATAATATATTAGGTTTTGTATTGGTCATATTATATCCTTTAGATTCTACTacgaatttaatattttcatataaagtATCTATTGTTACTAAATATCCTAGGATCATAtaagttatttcaaaattatttgtcatatcTACTTCAACTGTTGCTATTTGGGCTTTAACCATATTATCTATTTGTCTAGTATCTACTTATGATAATGCTAATTTAATTCCTTATCCTAATCTATGTTATCTGTTATAGTAAATACCATTAATACTAAATGTACTAAGGAGTAATTAGCTTTTACTAATTTCTTATAAGATTCGGCTGTTAAGAAATCAATAACTATTTCTGTATTATCATTGTTACAACATATttccatttcatcatatccttcatatattttatttttgaaataaaaaatactatgtttatataattattcacCTTGTactaattttagatttttctccTTAATCCTTTTAATTTGATCATCTGGTGTACCAATTGTTTCTAGTTTCCTAGTATGTTTAACtctattaaatgaattaaacctTCTAATATTATCTACTGATCTAGCAATTTTTAAGggcatttttattctaaaatgtTCAAATTTCTTCCAATTCTTCTAGATATTTTTCTCTAGTTTCAAACACATAATTATCCATTATTTTCCCTAATAATCTAATATGATagtattttatttgttgtttaacACTATAATCCTTAAAATCTagtcttattaatttatttcccaGAATTAGGTCAGAGGCTTCTTCGAAGTTCTtagaataaataactttttttaattaagtcttccatttttaatttttatacctTGTTATATCGGGAAATCCTACTTTCATTCATggattcttttttaatttttcttctaaCCATATCAAAATTTCTTAAAAGTTATGGTTGCTTAGTATTTTAGTTTACAGTATCCATATATCATGGCTCCAATGAtaagataaaatttattatggacacaaatattgaaagaaataattaattaacgttttcaaataattttgataCATGATCAATGGCGCAAGTGACCCCGGTGTAGAGAAAATAtacaacattaatataaaaagatcCAAGCATTCAGATAGGTTTGTATAGAAAGAATAgaaatatatagtatatatttcaaataaaattttttaaatctcacatcaaattaaataactaaGGATTATAGTgtagaatattattttatatttttactttttttttacactatttttagtttcattttCTTCAGATTCTATTGCATAATATtgaaaatcatataattaacatttaaaaacttgttttacattttataaATGTGAACAAGTCATGGGATCAAACCCTAAAGTTTTAAGTTATAAGGGAAAtacaatataaatttttctcttatattgctagttaaaaaattacttataaatatgaaatatatcatcaaaaaaaagaaatcttatGGGTGGTGAAAATGATGCTTTTATTCTTTAGtatatctataaataatttattttttatcactaAATTTTATAGTGTGCATAAAAATTGGATACTTGATAATATAAAAGATGCTGCTATTGTGCATGTACACttggttttgaattttgatGAACTCTTCGCAAGTACTTGGTTTTGAAATTTGATAAACTCTCCACAAGTATACGGATCGTTActagtaataaagtggtaccccacaagggggtagggttgtcgaactacaaggactggacttctagtactaatttgtaataccctgaaccatTGGATAcctgtaagaaattatattcgGGGTATTATCACAGTTACAGTAAGATTATCCTGCAAAGCAGATTTGTTGAAAAACCCCAATTGGAAAGctcaaggacctaagtgtgagggtttataaaagattttggtttcacaagtaaataaaaagatttgatTTAAAGTATTTATGGCGactaaggactgaaaggtaagtttgTAGGTATTTTTTTGAAACACTATTTCATGATACAGGAACCGTTGGTGAGTTTTCAGGGacctttttgtaagaaaatttattttcagggattgaaagtgaattttagtagacattaagttaaagagaaaagaaggttTTGGATAAGGTGAagctttcttcttcatcaaaggGCTTCTAAA
It encodes:
- the LOC120255208 gene encoding glycine-rich cell wall structural protein-like produces the protein MAKNTKLLVLGFMLLLAISLSLAARTLNEENGGGYGGGEGHGGGGYGGGGGHGGGGEYGKGGGEDGGGGHGGGGIDGHGGYGGGGYGHGGYGGGGYGHGGYGGGGYEHGHGGYGGGGYEHGGYGGGGYGHGGGGGHGGGGGD